Within the Bradyrhizobium cosmicum genome, the region CGCGATCGGGCGTCAGCTTCACCGATTACGTCATCGATCGTCGCCTAGATGGCGCGGCCGGGGATCTCAAGGATTCCGCCATGGCTGATCGCGCGATCGGCGCCATTGCCTTCGACTGGGGCTTTTCCGACCTCTCCCATTTCACGCGGCGCTTCAAACAGCGTTTCGGCTGCCGGCCGCGTGATTGGCGCGCGCGCTAGCTCCGCCCTACAGCGACCTCGCGATCAGCAGCTTCATGATCTCGTTGGTGCCGCCGTAGATCTTCTGGATGCGGGAATCGATGAAGATGCGCGAGATCGGGTATTCCTGCATGTAGCCGTAGCCGCCGAACAGCTGGAGGCATTCGTCGGCGGTCTGGACCTGCTTGTCCGAGCACCAGTATTTCGCCATCGACGCCGTGACGGTGTCGAGATCCCCGGCGATCAGGCGCTCGATGCACCAGTCGACGAAGACGCGCGCGATCATCGCTTCGGTCTTGCGCTCGGCGAGCGTGAAGGCGGTGTTCTGGAAGTCCATCAGCGGCTTGCCGAACGCCTTTCGCTCCTTGGTGTACTCGGTGGTGAGCCTGACCGCGCGCTCCATCGCGGCGACAGCGCCGACCGCGAGCGCGAGGCGCTCCTGCGGCAATTGCTGCATCAACTGGACGAAGCCCTTGCCTTCCTCATTGCCGAGCAGGTTTTCCGGCGGCACCGTGACGTTGTCGAAGAACAGCTCCGACGTGTCGGAGGCGTGCAGGCCGATCTTGTCGAGGTTACGCCCGCGCTTGTAACCGTCCGCGCCCGCGGTCTCGACGACGATCAGGGAAATGCCCTTGGCGCCGACATCGCCGGTGCGGGCGACGACCACGATGAGATCGGCGGCCTGGCCGTTGGTGATGAACGTCTTCTGGCCGTTGATGACGTAGGAATTGCCCTGCTTCTTCGCGGTGGTCTTGACGGCCTGGAGGTCCGAGCCGGTGCCGGGTTCGGTCATGGCGATGGCGCCGACCATCTCGCCGGAGGCCATCTTCGGCAGCCACCGCTTCTTCTGCTCCTCCGAGCCGTAGTTGAGGATGTAGTGCGCGACGATGGCGCTGTGCACGGAGACGCCGGTCGTCAGTTCCGGCACCGTGCTTTCGAGGTCCTCCAGCACGGCGGCGTCATAGGCGAAGGTGGCGCCCAGGCCGCCATATTCCTCCGGTACGCTGGCGAGCAGCGCGCCCATCTCGCCGAGCCCGCGCCAGGCAAAGCGGTCGACCATCTTCTGCGCGCGCCATTTCTCGGCATGCGGGGCCAGGTCCTTGGCAAGATACTTCCGGAACTGGTCGCGGAACGTATCCAGCTCTTCGGTCATCCACGACGATCGGTAATGCATCAGTGCCTCGCTCTCAGACAATCAGGCCGCCACCGGCGACGACCACCTGGCCGCTGATATAATTGGATTCCGGGCTGCAGAACAGATAGACGGCATCGGCCGCCTCTTCCGGCGTGCCGCCGCGGCCGAGCGGGATCATGCGCGACATCGCCTCCAGCATGTGCGGCTGCACGCCCACCTTGATGTCGCGGCCGGCGACGTCGATGGTTTTCTGCTGTGCCTCGATCGGTTGTGTCAGGCGGGTTTTGATAAGGCCGAAAGCGACACAATTGACGTTGACCTTGTAGCGGCCCCACTCCTTGCACATGGTGCGCGTCAGCCCGATGAGCGAGGCCTTGGCCGAGGAATAGCTGGCCTGACCCGCATTGCCGTACAGGCCGGCGATCGAGGAGATGTTCACGACCTTGCGGAATACCTCGCGGCCTTCCTCGGCTTCCTTCCGGGCGAAGACCCGGATCGGCTCGGCGGCCGCGCGCAGGAGCCGGAACGGAGCGACGAGATGGACGTCCAGCATGGCCTGGAACTGCTCGTCCGTCATCTTCTGGATTGTCGAATCCCAGGTGTAGCCGGCATTGTTGACGATGATGTCGAGCCCGCCGAACTTGTCCAGCGCAGCCCCGACGAAGCGGTCGGCGAAACCTGATTCCGAGACGCTGCCGTTCACGGCGGCGGCGTCGCCGCCGAGCGCCTTGATCTCCGCCACCACGGCGTTACCAGGCTCGGCATCGAGATCGTTGACGACGACCTTGGCGCCTTCGCGCGCCAGCTTCAGTGCGATCGCGCGCCCGATGCCGCGGCCCGAGCCGGTGACGAGCGCGACCTTTCCTTGCAGCTTTGCCATTTGCATGTGTCCTCTTGCTGTTACAGCGCGACGATGGCGTTGCCTTCGAGCTTGACCTCGCCGCGATCGTCCCTGGTGGTGAGTGCGAGCCTTGCGCGCCGCTCGCCGTCTACGGCGAAGAGTTCGGTCACGGTGCCTTCGCAGGTCAGCTTGGCGCCAAGCTGGGTGATGGCGACGAACCGGGTCGAAAAACTGCGGAGCCTCGACGGTGGCACCACATCCGTGAGCGCCTGCCCGAGATAGGCCATCACCAGCATGCCGTGCGCGAACACATCCGGAAATCCGGCGGCCTTGGCAAAGTCGATATCGACGTGGATCGGATTATGGTCGCCCGATGCACCGCAGTAGAGCGCGAGCGTGTGGCGGGTGATCGGTGGAAAGACCTTGTGGACGAGACGGTCGCCGGCCCTGATGTCTCCGGATGCCGTCATGACGCCACCTCGTTGCGCACGACGATGGTGCGCGCGGTATCGGCGACATGCACGCCGTCCTGATTGGTCACCTCGCATCGGATGCCAATCAGCGTCATCGCGCCGCCCTTCTTCTCCATCACGCTGGTCACGCTCGGCTGGAACGTCAGGGTGTCGCCGACCAGAACCGGCGCGTGATAGACGAAGCTCTGCTCGCCATGCAGCACGCGGGCGAGGTCGATGCCGAGCGCGGTGAACATCTCGAAGGGGTCGTCGACGTCCGTCATCTCGAGGCAGAACAAATAGGTCGGCGGCACCGGCGTGCCGGTGAAACCCGCCGCCCGCGCAGCATCTGCGTTGCGGTAGACCGGGTTCCTTTCATCCAGCGTATTGAGGAAGTAGCGAAGGCGACCCGGCTCCACGCGAGCGGTGACGGGCGTGAAGCAGCGCCCTACGGCTGACTGATCGACCATGGATGTCAGTGCCGCTTGTAGAGCGTAACGACACAGGCGCCGCCGAGGCCGAGATTGTGCTGGAGCGCGACCTTTGCCCCCTCGACCTGCGTCGGACCAGCCGTGCCGCGCAACTGCCGCGTCAGCTCGTAACACTGCGCAAGTCCGGTGGCGCCGAGCGGATGCCCCTTCGACAGCAATCCGCCGGACGGGTTTGTCACGATCCGGCCACCATAGGTGTTGTCGCCGTCATTGATGAACTTGCCGGCCTCGCCCTCGCCGCAGAGGCCGAGCGCCTCGTAGGTGATGAGCTCGTTGTGGGCAAAGCAGTCGTGCAACTCGACGACATCGAGATCGTCAGGCCCGACGCCGGCGCTCTCGTAAACCCGGCTTGCCGCCTCCTTTGCCATGTCGTAGCCGACGAGCTGCATCATGTCGCCGGCCTGGAAGGTCGACGGCGTGTCGGTAGTCATGGCCTGCGCCGCGATGCGTACCTCTTTGCCGATGCCATGCTTGTCCGCAAACCGTTCGGACACCAGCACGGCGGCGGCACCGCCGCAGGTCGGCGGGCACGCCATCAGGCGCGTCATCACGCCCGGCCAGATCACCTGATCGTTCATCACGTCGTCCGCCGTGACCTCCTTGCGAAAGAGTGCCAGCGGATTGTTCCGGGCGTGGCGGCTCGCCTTGGCGCGCACCTTGGCGAAGGCGTCCAGTGGGGTGCCGTATTTCTTCATGTGGCTGAGGCCGGCGCCGCCGAAATAGCGTAGCGCCAGCGGAATACCGGGGGCATCAATCAGCCGGTCCGCAGCCGCGTCGAATTCCTCGAATGCGCTCGGACGATCGGTATAGACGCTGCCGAGCGCGCCGGGCTTCATCTGCTCGAAGCCGACCGCCAGCACGCAATCCAGCGCGCCGCTCGCGATCATCTGCCGCGCCATGAACAGCGCGGTCGAGCCTGTCGAGCAATTGTTGTTGACGTTGACGATGGGGATGCCGGTCATCCCGACATGGTAGAGCGCCCGCTGCCCGCAGGTGGAATCGCCGTAGACATATCCGACATAGGCCTGCTGAACCGTCTCGTAGCCGAGGCCGGCGTCGGCGAGCGCGAGCCTGGTCGCCTCCGTCCCCATCTCGTGATAGGGCGCGCTGGCGCCCGGCTTGGTGAAGGGGATCATGCCGACCCCTGCGACGATGACGTCAGACATCGCGTCCTCCCAATAAATTACCCATTGGACTTTTTATTACCCATGGGTAACATATCGTCCGATGCCTACCAGAGTCAACCGATCGAGCATGGCTTCAGCGCCGTCCATTCCGCCGCCCTCGGCGCCGCCTTCCCCTTGGCTGCCGTTCGAGAGCAGGCGCCGCGCCCGCGACGAGAAGCGCGAGGCGGTGCTGCGCGCCGCCGTGCAGCTCTTCCTGGAGCAGGGCTATCATCGCGTGACCCTGAACGAGGTCGCTGATCGGCTGAACATCACCAAGCCCGCGCTGTACAATTACTTCCGGGGCAAGGACGAAATCCTGTTCGAGTGCTGGTCGATGGGCGCCGAGCTCGTGGACAGTGTGATCACGGAGATTGCCGCCGGCGGTGGTTCGGGCCTCGCCAGGCTGCGCAAGCTGGTGCACGCCTATGCCGCGCTGATGGCAACCGATTTCGGCGCGAGCCTGGTGCGATTCGACCTCCGTGATCTGGCCGAGCGGAACGCCGGTGTCGCCCGCGCCGCCAAGAAGCGGATCGACGCCACGTTCCGGCGATACATCGCCGCGGGCATTGCCGACGGTTCGATCAGGCCTTGCGATCCCAAGCTTGCGGCATTCGCGATCGCGGGCTCGCTCAACTGGATCGGCCACTGGTATCGCCGTGACGGCGGGCTGTCGCCGAGCGAAATCGCCGACGAGTTCACGGTTCGCCTGACCGAAGGCCTGGCGACCGAAAGCCGGCAGAAAATAGCAAAGAAGACGCCGAGGGCGCCGCAAGGGCGTAACTCAGGACGCAAAACAACAGGGACGAAACGCACAGGAGGAGGAACGGGATGAACGTCACACATGGGCTACGGCGCGCGTTGCAGATTAACCCGAACGGGCCCGCCACCGTCTATGGCCAGCGGCGCCGCAGTTGGGGGGAGCTTGGCGAGCGCGTTGCAAGGCTGGCCGGCGGCCTGCGCACCCGCGGCATCAAGGACGGTGATCGCGTCGCCGTGCTGTCCTTTAACTCGGATCGCTATCTCGAGCTTTATCTGGCGATAGGTTGGGCAGGCGGCGTGATCGTGCCGCTCAACATTCGCTGGAGCGCCCTTGAAAACGAGGACGCGCTGCGCGATTGCCGTGCCTCCGTTCTGCTGGTCGACAAGGCCTTTGCGCAGGTTGGCGCGCAGCTCGCTGGCGCCATTCCGGGGCTGAAGCTGATCTATGCCGACGACGGCGAGGGGCCGGCCGGAATGGAGAGCCATGAGGATCTGGTCGCGGCCAGCGCTCCGGTTGCCGATGCCATGCGCGAGGGCGAAGATCTCGCCGGCATCTTCTACACCGGCGGCACCACCGGACGTTCGAAGGGCGTGATGCTCAGTCACCAGAACCTGATGGCCAATGCCCTCAACGCTCTCGGAGAAGGCCTTTTCCCGGCGAGCACGACTTATCTGCATGCGGCACCGATGTTTCATCTCGCGAACGGGGCCGCGATGTATTCGCTGCTGCTCTCCGGCGGCTCAAACGTGATCGTTCAGGGCTTCACTCCCGAGGGCGTGATGGCTGCGATGCAGAACGAGCGCGTCACCGACGTGCTGCTGGTCCCCACGATGATCCAGATGCTTGTCGATCACCCCGCGATTGGAAACTACGACCTGTCGTCGCTCAAGCACATCATCTATGGGGCCTCGCCCATCAGCGAGGCGGTGCTCGACCGTGCCGCGCGCGCATTGCCGCATGTACGTTTCACCCAGGCTTACGGCATGACCGAATTGTCGCCAATCGCGACGTTGCTGCACGCCGATGAGCATGTCGGGGAGGGGCGCAGAAAGGGCCGTCATCGCGGTGCTGGCCGTGCCACGCTCGGCTGCGAGGTACGGATCGTCGACGAGAACGACCGGCCCGTGCCGGCAGGGTCCGTCGGCGAGATCGTGGTGCGCGGCGATACCGTGATGATGGGCTATTGGGAGCGGCCCGAGGAGACCGCGCGGGCCGTCATTGACGGCTGGATGCACACGGGCGATGGCGGCTACATGGACGAGGACGGGTTCATCTATGTCGTCGATCGCGTCAAGGACATGATCATCTCGGGCGGCGAGAATGTGTACTCGATCGAGGTCGAGAACGCGCTGGCGCAGCACCCGTCGGTGCTGCAATGTGCGGTCATCGGAGTTCCCAATGAGCAATGGGGAGAGCAGGTCCATGCCGTCGTGGTCAAGCGCAGCGGCGTGGAGGTTTCGCCCGGTGAGCTGATCGAGTTCACGAAGACGTTGATTGCCGGCTACAAATGTCCCCGCAGCATCGAGATCACCGAGACGCCGCTGCCGCTGTCGGGCGCCGGCAAGGTGCTGAAGCGCGAGCTGCGCAGGCCGTTCTGGGATGGTCGGGAACGGCGGGTCAGCTAAGACCTTCGTTCGTGCGGGTCCGCACACATCAGGGTCAAGCGCGAGGTCTGCTGTTTTCAGATCGTGGTCGCGCAGGTATCATCGAGGGAATTCATCGGGAACATCTGGTCTTGGTCGAGACGCGCGAACTCAAGCTCGACATCGAACGCGTCGGTACGGTTTCGGCGCTCCTGACGC harbors:
- a CDS encoding acyl-CoA dehydrogenase family protein; the encoded protein is MHYRSSWMTEELDTFRDQFRKYLAKDLAPHAEKWRAQKMVDRFAWRGLGEMGALLASVPEEYGGLGATFAYDAAVLEDLESTVPELTTGVSVHSAIVAHYILNYGSEEQKKRWLPKMASGEMVGAIAMTEPGTGSDLQAVKTTAKKQGNSYVINGQKTFITNGQAADLIVVVARTGDVGAKGISLIVVETAGADGYKRGRNLDKIGLHASDTSELFFDNVTVPPENLLGNEEGKGFVQLMQQLPQERLALAVGAVAAMERAVRLTTEYTKERKAFGKPLMDFQNTAFTLAERKTEAMIARVFVDWCIERLIAGDLDTVTASMAKYWCSDKQVQTADECLQLFGGYGYMQEYPISRIFIDSRIQKIYGGTNEIMKLLIARSL
- a CDS encoding SDR family NAD(P)-dependent oxidoreductase, whose translation is MAKLQGKVALVTGSGRGIGRAIALKLAREGAKVVVNDLDAEPGNAVVAEIKALGGDAAAVNGSVSESGFADRFVGAALDKFGGLDIIVNNAGYTWDSTIQKMTDEQFQAMLDVHLVAPFRLLRAAAEPIRVFARKEAEEGREVFRKVVNISSIAGLYGNAGQASYSSAKASLIGLTRTMCKEWGRYKVNVNCVAFGLIKTRLTQPIEAQQKTIDVAGRDIKVGVQPHMLEAMSRMIPLGRGGTPEEAADAVYLFCSPESNYISGQVVVAGGGLIV
- a CDS encoding MaoC family dehydratase — protein: MTASGDIRAGDRLVHKVFPPITRHTLALYCGASGDHNPIHVDIDFAKAAGFPDVFAHGMLVMAYLGQALTDVVPPSRLRSFSTRFVAITQLGAKLTCEGTVTELFAVDGERRARLALTTRDDRGEVKLEGNAIVAL
- a CDS encoding MaoC family dehydratase N-terminal domain-containing protein, whose protein sequence is MVDQSAVGRCFTPVTARVEPGRLRYFLNTLDERNPVYRNADAARAAGFTGTPVPPTYLFCLEMTDVDDPFEMFTALGIDLARVLHGEQSFVYHAPVLVGDTLTFQPSVTSVMEKKGGAMTLIGIRCEVTNQDGVHVADTARTIVVRNEVAS
- a CDS encoding lipid-transfer protein: MSDVIVAGVGMIPFTKPGASAPYHEMGTEATRLALADAGLGYETVQQAYVGYVYGDSTCGQRALYHVGMTGIPIVNVNNNCSTGSTALFMARQMIASGALDCVLAVGFEQMKPGALGSVYTDRPSAFEEFDAAADRLIDAPGIPLALRYFGGAGLSHMKKYGTPLDAFAKVRAKASRHARNNPLALFRKEVTADDVMNDQVIWPGVMTRLMACPPTCGGAAAVLVSERFADKHGIGKEVRIAAQAMTTDTPSTFQAGDMMQLVGYDMAKEAASRVYESAGVGPDDLDVVELHDCFAHNELITYEALGLCGEGEAGKFINDGDNTYGGRIVTNPSGGLLSKGHPLGATGLAQCYELTRQLRGTAGPTQVEGAKVALQHNLGLGGACVVTLYKRH
- a CDS encoding TetR/AcrR family transcriptional regulator; translation: MASAPSIPPPSAPPSPWLPFESRRRARDEKREAVLRAAVQLFLEQGYHRVTLNEVADRLNITKPALYNYFRGKDEILFECWSMGAELVDSVITEIAAGGGSGLARLRKLVHAYAALMATDFGASLVRFDLRDLAERNAGVARAAKKRIDATFRRYIAAGIADGSIRPCDPKLAAFAIAGSLNWIGHWYRRDGGLSPSEIADEFTVRLTEGLATESRQKIAKKTPRAPQGRNSGRKTTGTKRTGGGTG
- a CDS encoding acyl-CoA synthetase → MNVTHGLRRALQINPNGPATVYGQRRRSWGELGERVARLAGGLRTRGIKDGDRVAVLSFNSDRYLELYLAIGWAGGVIVPLNIRWSALENEDALRDCRASVLLVDKAFAQVGAQLAGAIPGLKLIYADDGEGPAGMESHEDLVAASAPVADAMREGEDLAGIFYTGGTTGRSKGVMLSHQNLMANALNALGEGLFPASTTYLHAAPMFHLANGAAMYSLLLSGGSNVIVQGFTPEGVMAAMQNERVTDVLLVPTMIQMLVDHPAIGNYDLSSLKHIIYGASPISEAVLDRAARALPHVRFTQAYGMTELSPIATLLHADEHVGEGRRKGRHRGAGRATLGCEVRIVDENDRPVPAGSVGEIVVRGDTVMMGYWERPEETARAVIDGWMHTGDGGYMDEDGFIYVVDRVKDMIISGGENVYSIEVENALAQHPSVLQCAVIGVPNEQWGEQVHAVVVKRSGVEVSPGELIEFTKTLIAGYKCPRSIEITETPLPLSGAGKVLKRELRRPFWDGRERRVS